A genomic segment from Piliocolobus tephrosceles isolate RC106 chromosome X, ASM277652v3, whole genome shotgun sequence encodes:
- the CDK8 gene encoding cyclin-dependent kinase 8 isoform X6, with the protein MGFARLFNSPLKPLADLDPVVVTFWYRAPELLLGARHYTKAIDIWAIGCIFAELLTSEPIFHCRQEDIKTSNPYHHDQLDRIFNVMGFPADKDWEDIKKMPEHSTLMKDFRRNTYTNCSLIKYMEKHKVKPDSKAFHLLQKLLTMDPIKRITSEQAMQDPYFLEDPLPTSDVFAGCQIPYPKREFLTEEEPDDKGDKKNQQQQQGNNHTNGTGHPGNQDSSHTQGPPLKKVRVVPPTTTSGGLIMTSDYQRSNPHAAYPNPGPSTSQPQSSMGYSATSQQPPQYSHQTHRY; encoded by the exons ATGGGCTTTGCCCGATTGTTTAATTCACCTTTGAAGCCTTTAGCAGATTTGGATCCAGTGGTTGTTACATTCTGGTACCGAGCCCCTGAACTGCTTCTTGGAGCAAGGCATTATACCAAAGCTATTG atatttGGGCTATAGGGTGTATATTTGCAGAACTACTAACGTCAGAACCAATATTTCACTGTCGACAAGAGGACATCAAAACTAGTAATCCTTATCACCATGACCAGCTGGACAGAATATTCAATGTAATGGGATTTCCTGCAG ATAAAGATTGGGAAGATATAAAAAAGATGCCTGAGCATTCAACATTAATGAAAGATTTCAGAAGAAACAC GTATACCAACTGCAGCCTTATCAAGTATATGGAAAAACATAAAGTTAAACCAGATAGTAAAGCATTCCACTTG CTTCAGAAGTTGCTTACCATGGACCCAATAAAGCGAATTACCTCAGAACAGGCTATGCAGGATCCCTATTTCTTAGAAGACCCACTTCCTACATCAGA CGTTTTTGCCGGTTGTCAAATCCCTTACCCAAAACGAGAATTTTTAACGGAAGAAGAACCTGATGACAAAGGAGACAAA AagaaccagcagcagcagcagggcaaTAACCACACGAATGGAACTGGCCACCCAGGGAATCAAGACAGCAGCCACACACAGGGACCCCCATTGAAGAAAGTGAGAGTTGTTCCTCCTACCACTACCTCAGGTGGACTTATCATGACCTCAGACTATCAG CGTTCCAATCCACATGCTGCCTATCCCAACCCTGGACCAAGCACATCACAGCCGCAGAGCAGCATGGGATACTCAGCTACCTCCCAGCAGCCTCCACAGTACTCACATCAGACACATCGGTACTGA